From Pseudomonas sp. CCI4.2, one genomic window encodes:
- a CDS encoding zinc ribbon domain-containing protein YjdM, with translation MSLPPCPKCNSEYTYEDGTQFVCPECANEWTADSATDVSDDVKVIKDSVGNTLQDGDTVTVIKDLKVKGSSLVVKVGTKVKNIRLVDGDHDIDCKIDGIGAMKLKSEFVKKG, from the coding sequence GTGAGCTTACCGCCGTGCCCCAAATGCAATTCCGAATACACCTACGAAGACGGCACCCAATTCGTCTGTCCGGAATGCGCCAACGAGTGGACTGCTGACAGCGCAACTGACGTCTCTGACGACGTCAAAGTCATCAAGGATTCGGTAGGCAATACCCTACAGGACGGCGATACCGTTACCGTTATCAAAGACCTCAAGGTCAAAGGCTCGTCACTGGTGGTTAAAGTCGGCACCAAGGTCAAGAACATTCGCCTGGTTGACGGCGACCACGATATCGACTGCAAGATCGACGGCATCGGCGCTATGAAACTGAAATCGGAGTTTGTGAAGAAGGGTTGA
- the guaA gene encoding glutamine-hydrolyzing GMP synthase has protein sequence MALDIHAHRILILDFGSQYTQLIARRVREIGVYCELHPFDMDDEAIREFNPRGIILAGGPESVHEAGSPRAPQACFDLNVPIFGICYGMQTMAEQLGGRVQGSEMREFGYARVDVVGKSRILDGIEDHIDLDGVLGLDVWMSHGDKVTEMPQGFHLLASTPSCPIAGMADDKRGYYGVQFHPEVTHTKQGGRILSRFILDICGCEALWTPSHIADDAIASIRAQVGTDNVLLGLSGGVDSSVVAALLHKAIGDQLTCVFVDNGLLRLHEGEQVMAMFAENMGVKVIRANAADQFLGNLAGESDPEKKRKIIGRTFIDVFDAESCKLDNIKYLAQGTIYPDVIESAGAKSGKAHVIKSHHNVGGLPDEMNLKLVEPLRELFKDEVRRLGLELGLPYDMVYRHPFPGPGLGVRILGEVKKEYADLLRRADHIFIEELRKADWYHKVSQAFVVFQPVKSVGVVGDARRYAWVVALRAVETVDFMTARWAHLPYELLEVVSGRIINEIEGISRVTYDVSSKPPATIEWE, from the coding sequence ATGGCCCTCGACATTCACGCCCACCGCATCCTGATCCTCGACTTCGGCTCCCAGTACACCCAACTGATCGCCCGCCGCGTGCGTGAGATCGGCGTGTATTGCGAACTGCATCCGTTCGACATGGACGACGAAGCGATTCGCGAATTCAACCCGCGCGGGATTATCCTCGCTGGCGGACCAGAGTCTGTTCATGAAGCCGGCAGCCCACGGGCACCCCAAGCGTGTTTCGACCTGAACGTTCCCATCTTCGGCATCTGCTACGGCATGCAGACCATGGCGGAACAGCTAGGCGGTCGCGTGCAAGGCTCCGAGATGCGCGAATTCGGTTACGCTCGCGTTGATGTCGTCGGCAAAAGCCGCATCCTCGACGGCATCGAAGACCACATCGACCTCGATGGCGTTCTCGGCCTCGACGTGTGGATGAGCCACGGCGACAAAGTGACTGAAATGCCGCAAGGCTTCCATCTGTTGGCCAGCACCCCAAGCTGCCCAATCGCGGGTATGGCTGACGATAAGCGCGGCTATTACGGCGTGCAGTTCCACCCGGAAGTGACCCATACCAAGCAGGGCGGGCGCATTCTGTCGCGCTTTATCCTCGACATCTGCGGCTGCGAAGCGCTGTGGACGCCGTCGCACATCGCTGACGACGCTATCGCCAGCATCCGCGCGCAAGTGGGTACCGACAACGTACTGCTCGGCCTGTCTGGCGGCGTCGATTCTTCCGTCGTCGCGGCCTTGCTGCACAAAGCCATTGGCGACCAGCTTACCTGTGTCTTTGTCGACAACGGCCTGCTGCGCCTGCATGAAGGCGAGCAAGTCATGGCCATGTTCGCTGAGAACATGGGCGTCAAAGTGATTCGCGCCAACGCTGCGGATCAGTTCCTCGGCAACCTGGCGGGCGAAAGCGACCCAGAGAAGAAGCGCAAGATTATCGGCCGCACCTTCATCGATGTGTTTGACGCCGAATCCTGCAAGCTGGACAACATCAAGTACCTGGCCCAAGGCACCATCTACCCGGACGTGATCGAGTCGGCTGGCGCGAAAAGCGGCAAGGCTCATGTGATCAAGTCGCATCACAACGTGGGCGGTTTGCCGGACGAGATGAACCTTAAACTGGTCGAGCCACTGCGCGAGCTTTTCAAGGACGAAGTTCGTCGCTTGGGTCTTGAGCTGGGTCTGCCGTACGACATGGTTTACCGTCACCCATTCCCAGGCCCAGGCCTGGGCGTGCGGATCCTGGGTGAAGTGAAAAAGGAATACGCCGACCTGCTGCGTCGTGCTGACCACATCTTCATCGAAGAACTGCGCAAAGCGGACTGGTACCACAAAGTCAGCCAAGCGTTCGTGGTCTTCCAACCGGTGAAATCGGTAGGCGTGGTCGGTGATGCGCGTCGCTATGCTTGGGTCGTCGCCCTGCGCGCCGTTGAAACCGTCGACTTCATGACCGCACGCTGGGCGCACCTGCCTTACGAACTGCTGGAAGTGGTCAGTGGCCGCATCATCAATGAAATCGAAGGCATCTCTCGCGTTACCTACGACGTGTCGAGCAAGCCGCCAGCGACTATTGAGTGGGAATGA
- a CDS encoding alpha-ketoacid dehydrogenase subunit alpha/beta — MQFSELIHLANKDSDHSLIPKHVVEEALLIRLVEQKFLDLFSKGRVNGTVHTCVGQEFSAVAVAGQLTEDDWVTSNHRCHGHFISKTKNWQGLVDELMGLESGVCKGIGSSQHLYAQGFMSNGPQAALVPVATGIALHKKLNKLPGIAVSFIGEGTLGEGVLYESFNLASLYKVPHLIVCENNFYSQSTSQADGVAGNIKERPEAFGIRTFEADTWDVTKLFRVAKDAIQFVREGNPAFLIIRTYRLNPHSKGDDNRDADELNFFNSKDLLNVFLEDEEWRNVSNGISIKIENHINSSPRKTLHYSDYAKDQLPRDTTAKLGQVLNPKIRMVQALNEAYRQTLLDGSFHIGEDIADPYGGAFKVTKGLSTEFPDYVRNSSISEAGLIGVATGMALMGTKSFAEIMFGDFMTHAFDQLISNASKMHHMYAFQTSVPLRIRTPMGGKRGYGPTHSQSLEKHLLGIDNVGVIALSSLLNPALVIEETKYIDCPLVILESKSDYGKFLWTDTTTHSVFREQKAFGALKLSPTGATPTITIVSYGESARHIADNLELFFYETDYIPELICVTQLHPLDISLIEKSVNRTGNVLIVEDGSISFGFVGEYVSGK; from the coding sequence ATGCAGTTTAGCGAGCTTATACATTTAGCAAACAAAGATAGTGACCATTCTTTAATACCTAAACACGTTGTTGAAGAAGCCTTATTGATTAGATTGGTTGAGCAAAAATTCCTTGATTTATTTTCAAAAGGTAGGGTCAATGGTACTGTTCATACTTGCGTTGGGCAGGAGTTTAGTGCAGTTGCAGTCGCCGGGCAATTAACTGAAGATGACTGGGTAACATCAAATCACAGGTGCCATGGTCATTTCATCTCAAAAACAAAAAATTGGCAAGGTTTAGTTGATGAATTAATGGGTCTTGAAAGTGGCGTATGCAAAGGCATAGGGAGTAGTCAGCATTTGTATGCGCAAGGGTTCATGTCTAATGGACCTCAAGCCGCATTAGTTCCTGTGGCAACAGGAATAGCACTGCATAAAAAATTAAATAAGCTTCCAGGCATCGCTGTATCCTTTATTGGCGAAGGTACTTTGGGGGAGGGGGTTCTGTATGAATCTTTTAATCTGGCATCGTTATATAAAGTACCGCATCTAATCGTTTGTGAGAATAATTTCTATTCCCAATCAACGTCACAAGCTGATGGCGTAGCAGGAAACATTAAAGAAAGACCAGAGGCTTTTGGTATTAGAACATTTGAAGCTGATACTTGGGATGTTACTAAATTGTTTAGAGTTGCTAAGGATGCAATTCAGTTTGTTCGCGAAGGTAATCCTGCTTTTCTCATTATAAGAACTTATAGACTAAATCCGCATTCCAAAGGCGATGACAATAGAGATGCGGATGAGCTAAATTTTTTCAATTCCAAAGATCTTTTGAATGTTTTCTTAGAAGATGAAGAATGGAGAAATGTTTCTAATGGGATTTCAATAAAAATAGAAAACCATATTAATAGTTCGCCAAGAAAAACGCTTCATTATAGTGATTATGCTAAGGACCAGTTGCCAAGAGATACAACGGCAAAGTTAGGGCAAGTCCTAAATCCAAAAATTAGAATGGTTCAGGCTCTAAACGAAGCGTATAGACAAACCTTGTTAGATGGATCATTTCATATAGGGGAAGATATAGCAGACCCTTATGGTGGTGCATTTAAAGTTACAAAAGGTTTGTCAACTGAGTTTCCTGATTACGTTAGGAATTCGTCTATAAGTGAAGCTGGTTTGATTGGGGTTGCAACGGGAATGGCGTTGATGGGTACGAAAAGTTTCGCCGAGATAATGTTCGGCGACTTCATGACTCACGCATTTGATCAGCTAATTAGTAATGCTTCAAAAATGCATCACATGTATGCGTTTCAGACATCAGTACCGCTTAGGATTAGAACGCCTATGGGCGGGAAAAGAGGATATGGACCTACACATTCACAGTCATTGGAAAAGCACTTGCTGGGAATTGACAATGTTGGAGTGATTGCGCTTTCTTCTTTGCTAAATCCAGCGCTTGTTATTGAGGAAACTAAGTATATTGATTGCCCATTGGTGATTTTAGAAAGCAAGAGTGACTACGGTAAGTTTTTATGGACTGATACTACAACCCATAGTGTATTTAGAGAGCAAAAGGCGTTTGGAGCCTTGAAATTAAGCCCCACAGGGGCCACTCCAACAATTACAATCGTCTCTTATGGTGAATCAGCCCGTCACATTGCAGATAATCTTGAATTATTTTTTTATGAGACAGATTATATACCTGAATTAATTTGTGTAACTCAGTTACATCCACTCGATATAAGTTTGATTGAGAAATCAGTCAATAGAACAGGAAACGTTCTTATTGTTGAAGATGGATCTATCAGTTTTGGATTTGTCGGTGAGTACGTTAGTGGAAAATAG